GCAGACACTAAAACGCAACGTGCTGATTGATTTTGTCACCGTGTTGTCGCGTTTGCTCACGCGTCACGGCAATCGCGTGGGCGCGATTCTGTACAATGGCGAGGCCGAGAGTGTGATTCCCGCGCGAAGCGGCAAGTACCAGGTCCTGCGTCTTATCAGCGCTCTGCTCGCACAACCGCACCTGAAACATGCGCCGCCGACAGACCTGACGCCACTGCTCGCGTCCGCGCTTGGCATGATGCGACGGCGGTCGCTGGTTTTCATCATCTCCGATTTCATCAGCGCGCCGGGTTGGGAGAAGCCGCTCGGCATGCTGGCGCGGCGGCACGAGGTCATGGCGATTCGCTTGTACGATCCGCGCGAGGTCGAATTCCCCGATATGGGAGCCGTTGTCCTGGAGGACGCCGAGAGTGGCGAACAACTCTATATTGACACACACGACAAACGATTCCGAACACGATTCATAGAAGCCGCCCGGCGACGCGAGTATAAACTGAAGGTCGCATTTAGCCGAGCCGGTGTTGATATGGCAGTGCTTTCCACTGAAGCCGATCTGGTGAAAGAAATCGTGAGACTCGCCACGTCACGCAAACAGCGGAAAAAGGCGCCAGCGTCTTTCGCTGCTTCGAACGCTCGTGGTTTGTCACCCGCGCAAGGCACATAGACAGGCTGAGTGCGCAACTGGAGTAAGGTATGTCGTTCCTTTGGACTGGCCTGTTATGGCTGCTGCTGCTTGTGCCTGTCCTCATTGCCGTCTACGTCCTCGTACAGCGGCGGCGGCAGAAATATGCGCTGAGATACGCGAGCCTTTCGCTCGTCAAAGAGGCGCTCGGACGCGGACCGGGTGTGCGTCGGCACATTCCACCGATGCTGTTCATCATTGGTGTGGCGGTCATGATCGTTGCGCTCGCGCGTCCGGTCGCAACCATCGTGCTGCCATCACAGCAGAGCACGATCATATTGACGCTCGATGTCTCGGGAAGCATGCGGGCGGACGATCTCAAACCGAGTCGGCTTGAAGCGGCGAAAGCCGCGGCGCGAACGTTTGTGAACAAGCAAGCACCGAATGTTCGCATAGGCGTCGTCTCATTCAGCGACAGCGCGGCGATTGTCCAGGCGCCGACGACGGATCGCCAGGCGGTGTTTGCGGCAATCAGCCGCCTCACGCCGCAGAGGGGCACCGCGATCGGACGTGGCATCCTCACGTCACTGGATGCTCTTTTCGAAGAGCCCGGCGCACGACCAACGCCCCCCCCGAGCGATCCACTTCGACTCCCGGAGCCGACTCCCGTAATAGCGCCGGTGCCGCCCGGCAGCTACACCCAGGCAGTTATCGTTCTGATGACCGATGGACAGAGCAACGTGGGGCCTCGCCCGCTGGATGTCGTTGACCAGGCCGCGAATCGCGGCGTCCGCGTTTACACCGTGGGTGTGGGTGACCCCGCAGGCATTATTCTAAGGTTCGAGGGCCGTTCGGTCCGCGTGGCACTGGACGAGGACACTCTCAAGCGCATTGCGGCGGCGACCAGCGCCCAGTATTTCAGAGCAGATACCCAGACCGACTTGCGCAACATCTACGAAAACTTGAGCGCGCGCCTGGTCTTCAAAGCGGAGCAGACCGAGCTTACGGCCGGGTTTACCGGCCTCGCGACTGTGCTTTTGCTCACAGCCGGAACTCTTTCGCTGCTGTGGTTCAATCGGCTGCCATAGATTGAACGCCGGCGCGTCGTATAATCCGGCCCACGCGTCCCCGGGCCCCTCCGTCCCCTCAGAGGGGGCCAGTGGGTGAGGCGCCTACGGCTTCCTCGGCGCAGTGATGGACGGTCGCCGCAGGTACAACGGCTGAAGGGCATCCGCATTGTCGCGCTCGCCGCGGGCCAGCCGCTCCGCGCCCAGCTCCGCCAGCACACCCGCGCTCCGACGACGCGCCGCCGGGGGCGGTACCAGCGCCAGCTTCCCCAGGCGCTCGCGCAACGCGGCCTCCACCGCCGGAGTAAGTTCACCGCAGAACAGCGACGGCTCCTCCACGCGAGCGCACAGGCTGTCCAGGGTGGTCAGGTGCTCTGGCTCCTCCCTGCGCCACGCGCCA
This region of Dehalococcoidia bacterium genomic DNA includes:
- a CDS encoding DUF58 domain-containing protein; the protein is MQNPERILQRLEWTAVRRLDGLLQGDYRTLFRGVGLDLADLREYQLTDDVRYIDWNVTARMHTPYVRQYMEDRDVTAWFLLDLSPSVDFGTVQTLKRNVLIDFVTVLSRLLTRHGNRVGAILYNGEAESVIPARSGKYQVLRLISALLAQPHLKHAPPTDLTPLLASALGMMRRRSLVFIISDFISAPGWEKPLGMLARRHEVMAIRLYDPREVEFPDMGAVVLEDAESGEQLYIDTHDKRFRTRFIEAARRREYKLKVAFSRAGVDMAVLSTEADLVKEIVRLATSRKQRKKAPASFAASNARGLSPAQGT
- a CDS encoding VWA domain-containing protein, with the protein product MSFLWTGLLWLLLLVPVLIAVYVLVQRRRQKYALRYASLSLVKEALGRGPGVRRHIPPMLFIIGVAVMIVALARPVATIVLPSQQSTIILTLDVSGSMRADDLKPSRLEAAKAAARTFVNKQAPNVRIGVVSFSDSAAIVQAPTTDRQAVFAAISRLTPQRGTAIGRGILTSLDALFEEPGARPTPPPSDPLRLPEPTPVIAPVPPGSYTQAVIVLMTDGQSNVGPRPLDVVDQAANRGVRVYTVGVGDPAGIILRFEGRSVRVALDEDTLKRIAAATSAQYFRADTQTDLRNIYENLSARLVFKAEQTELTAGFTGLATVLLLTAGTLSLLWFNRLP